One window from the genome of Vicia villosa cultivar HV-30 ecotype Madison, WI unplaced genomic scaffold, Vvil1.0 ctg.002171F_1_1, whole genome shotgun sequence encodes:
- the LOC131638110 gene encoding uncharacterized protein LOC131638110, translated as MPNRNPTVVYSPSSPRRSPRLILLHNNTNPTTPKPKSTQKSSTQSRTPAARVRKTPGSKDEVPLRRSARFSNHKAHLNEDVQLSEFRSGDSKKVKQGKTNESSGVEGIGAEVDGKGKRKHGGDEIVEESRKEQVEIGVRGKRKQDGGEVAEGWTKEQELALRTAYFTAKPSPNFWKKVSKLVPGKSKQDCFDRVHRDFQTPLPCQPRSRAKTINSSSPLHQFSISASKLLKPTEKKVSKSNVLKPKSIVNQKSIENMLQRHLKVDQVHKGDIFSALEPNIDFSTNDFQLSQALCTPKQQKENQGFLQNLLSSPYVSFII; from the exons ATGCCAAACAGAAACCCCACTGTCGTGTACTCACCATCCTCACCTCGAAGATCACCGAGGCTCATTCTCCTCCACAACAACACCAACCCCACCACCCCAAAACCTAAATCCACCCAAAAATCTTCTACCCAGTCAAGAACCCCCGCCGCTAGGGTAAGGAAAACACCCGGATCGAAGGATGAAGTTCCTCTTAGACGATCCGCTAGATTCTCCAATCATAAAGCTCACCTGAATGAGGACGTTCAACTTAGCGAATTTCGTTCCGGTGATTCGAAGAAAGTGAAGCAAGGGAAAACGAATGAAAGTAGTGGCGTTGAGGGAATTGGGGCTGAAGTTGATGGAAAAGGGAAGAGAAAGCATGGTGGTGATGAAATAGTGGAAGAGAGTAGGAAGGAACAAGTTGAAATTGgagtgagagggaaaagaaagcAAGATGGTGGTGAAGTTGCTGAAGGGTGGACTAAGGAGCAAGAATTGGCACTGCGAACAGCTTACTTTACTGCAAAACCTAGTCCCAATTTCTGGAAGAAAGTATCCAAACTG GTACCTGGGAAGTCTAAACAAGATTGTTTCGATAGAGTTCACCGTGACTTCCAAACACCACTTCCATGTCAGCCTAGATCACGGGCGAAGACAATTaactcttcttctcctcttcatcAATTCTCAATATCTGCAAGTAAACTTCTCAAACCTACTGAAAAGAAGGTTTCTAAATCAAATGTTCTCAAACCAAAAAGCATTGTTAACCAGAAGTCTATTGAGAATATGTTACAGCGCCATCTTAAAGTGGATCAAGTCCATAAAGGAGACATATTTTCTGCTCTTGAACCCAACATTGATTTTTCTACTAATGATTTTCAGCTTAGTCAAGCACTTTGTACTCCAAAGCAGCAAAAGGAAAATCAAgggtttcttcaaaatcttttatcATCACCatatgtgtcttttatcatctaa